In Thermococcus gorgonarius, the genomic window GAAGGTTGTAATTAAAAATCCAGGGAACGAGAAGGCAACACTCGATATAGAGCTGAAAGGCTCGTGAGGTCACTCTATCACGTACGTGTGCACCATCAGCCCGCCGTGGCCGATTAGGCGGTGGTGTTTAATCTCGAAGCCGTTCTCCTCTATCGCCTTTTCTATTGCCTTCTTTTCGGTCGTTATGAAGACGCCGCGTTTCTCAAGGACTTTGGCGAGTTCACCAAAGAAGTCCATGTAAAGCTTGGGTATCATGCTCTTCCGCCCTATCTTGAGGCCGTAGGGGAGATTGCTCACCGCAAAATCAACCCTATCAACGTACTCGCTAAGCTTTGTTGCGTCTCCGAGAATGAACTCAATCCTATCATAAACGCCAGCGCTTAAGGCGTTCATCTCCGCCCCGAGGAGGTGCTTCCGATACTTCTCAAGGCAGATTATCCTTCCGGAATAGCCCCTCAGGGCGAGCTCTATTGGAATGGTCCCAGAACCGCAGAAGGGGTCAATAAATGAGCCACCATCGGGTTCCGCCAGCTCTATGAGAGCGTTAGCTATGCTGGCCTTGAGGTGGGCTGGGTGGTCGTAAACGCGCCAGGGCCTCTTGTGGAGGGATGAATCGCCGGTCGTGTCAATCCCGAGGAAAAAGGTTTCACCAATAAGTTCAGCCCGGAAGATTACAGAGGGATGGTCGAGGTTCACCTTAGGCTTTCCGAAGCGCTCCAAACGCTCGAATATGACCTTTCCAACGGTTTTCGCTATATCAACGCTCGTTATTTTATGCTCGCCCTTCCTAAAGCTCCTGACGGCGAAGCTTTCGCTCACCTTTACGAAGCGCTCCACAGGAAGGGAGGCCACGAAACCCTCTATTCTCCTCAGGGCCTTTTCAGGCTCATCCTCGCCAATTCCCTCAAACCCCTCACTCGCCATCTCGACTATGACCCTGTGGAGGAGCCTTGAGCGCTCGTTGAGATACGTGGCAACGCTTAGCTCCCTCTTCCGGCCCTTCTCATCGGTGTAGAAGGCCTCGCCAACCTCTGCTAAAACACGACCTTCAACGCCGAGGGGTTTTTCCTCCACTCGAAACGGAACTCCAAGTTTCGAGAGCAGGCTCTCAACCTCTGCCCTCGCCAGGTCTTCGATCCCCTGGGAGGTAGTTAATAAAAGCCTCATGATTGGCGCTTTTTGGCATCTCTTAATAAGGCTTTGGGCTAAGCCTTAAATATTCCAAAGGGCTAACTGCTTTCATGGAGGGCTCCTGGCGCTTCAGGAGGCTCGTCTTCTTGGTCTTCTCGACAATCCCGGTTATCTCTGCGCTAGCCCATTATCCAGCCATAACGGGCACGGTCGGAGAGCTTATGCGCTTTACCGGTTTGGCAATCATGCTCATCTCCGGCGGGATGGCCGTCTACATCCACTCGCTCTTTCCCAAAAAGCACGACAGACCTGAGAACTTTGAAAAGCTCCTCAAGGACGGTCCCTACCGCTTCGTTAGGCACCCCTTCTATTCGGCCTTCATGTTCCTCGGCTTTGGGATTGCCCTCTTCTTTGCCAGCGTTCCAGGAATGGTTGTCTCGCTCCTCATGGTTCCCCTCTGGGGGAGGCTTGCCGAAATGGAGGAGAGGGAACTCTTAGAATACTGGGGCGAGGAGTACGCGAAGCTTATTGAGACGAGGGGCAGGTTTTTGCCAAGGGCTGAGTCCTGCCCCGGTAGAGTTCTTCTTGTTCTCTCGATTTTCCTCCTCGACTATTTTACTCTCTATGGCCTCAAGGCGCTTTTCGTTGATAGTTACACGGTTGAATTCTTCATCCGCGTTGCCATTCTCTTAACCATGACCCTCGGCTTTGCCCTTCTCATCTCAAAATCCCTGGGGGTAAGGGCTGAATTCGGCTTCAGAAGGGACGAAATCTGGAGGAGTTTCTTACTTGCCTCGGCCCTCTCACTGCCCAGCCCGCTCCTCCAGCTTCAAGCGGGGAGCTTTCACGGCTTTCACGTTCAAACATCCGTTGCCTTGATATTCCTCGCCTACCTGCTCTTCGCTATCTACACTTTCTCCGTTTTCGTTGCCTTCCCAATCGAGGTTTTAGCTCCGTGCGGAAGGCTCTGGCTGATTGTTCCGCCGCTCTTTCTCTTCGTTTACGACAACTACTACTTCAACGCGGGGAAGATGCCTCCACTCGGCGACCTCATCCTGTTCGTCCTCCTGTACCCAGTCGTTTACAAGAAGACGAGAAATGTTGCCGGGATTATTCTGGCTTACCTTTTCATCGCCGAATGGGACCCCTGGTGGGCCTTCGGGAGCTCTTACGGATGGGATGCCTTTAAACTCGCCGGGCTGATTAGGGTTGGCATTTCTCTGCTCTCCATCCCTCTG contains:
- the trm14 gene encoding tRNA (guanine(6)-N2)-methyltransferase, giving the protein MRLLLTTSQGIEDLARAEVESLLSKLGVPFRVEEKPLGVEGRVLAEVGEAFYTDEKGRKRELSVATYLNERSRLLHRVIVEMASEGFEGIGEDEPEKALRRIEGFVASLPVERFVKVSESFAVRSFRKGEHKITSVDIAKTVGKVIFERLERFGKPKVNLDHPSVIFRAELIGETFFLGIDTTGDSSLHKRPWRVYDHPAHLKASIANALIELAEPDGGSFIDPFCGSGTIPIELALRGYSGRIICLEKYRKHLLGAEMNALSAGVYDRIEFILGDATKLSEYVDRVDFAVSNLPYGLKIGRKSMIPKLYMDFFGELAKVLEKRGVFITTEKKAIEKAIEENGFEIKHHRLIGHGGLMVHTYVIE
- a CDS encoding methyltransferase family protein, with the protein product MEGSWRFRRLVFLVFSTIPVISALAHYPAITGTVGELMRFTGLAIMLISGGMAVYIHSLFPKKHDRPENFEKLLKDGPYRFVRHPFYSAFMFLGFGIALFFASVPGMVVSLLMVPLWGRLAEMEERELLEYWGEEYAKLIETRGRFLPRAESCPGRVLLVLSIFLLDYFTLYGLKALFVDSYTVEFFIRVAILLTMTLGFALLISKSLGVRAEFGFRRDEIWRSFLLASALSLPSPLLQLQAGSFHGFHVQTSVALIFLAYLLFAIYTFSVFVAFPIEVLAPCGRLWLIVPPLFLFVYDNYYFNAGKMPPLGDLILFVLLYPVVYKKTRNVAGIILAYLFIAEWDPWWAFGSSYGWDAFKLAGLIRVGISLLSIPLAVKFWRR